GCGAGACGGCGCGGCTCAAGCTGGCCTCGCAGCCGCCCACGGTCATCCTGATGGCCGGCCTGCAAGGCTCGGGCAAGACCACAACCTCGGCCAAGCTGGCCGCCTGGCTCAAGAAGAGCGGGCACCGGCCGCTGCTGGTGAGCGTGGACGTCTATCGTCCGGCGGCGCGTGAGCAGTTAAAAATCGTGGCTCAGGCGGTGGGCGCTCATCTCTACGAAGGCAAGGTCGCTCCCGGCGAGGAGAACACCGCGACCGTCGAGCGGCTGGCGCGCGAGGCTCGCCGCGAAGCCATGCTCTCCGGCTGCGACGTGCTCATCGTGGACACCGCCGGGCGCCTGCACATCGACGATCAGTTGATGGAAGAGATGCAGTCGCTGAAGCGGCTGCTCAACCCGCAGGAGATCCTGTTCGTGGCCGACGCCATGACCGGACAGGACGCCGTGCGCTCCGCCGACGAGTTCCATAAGAAGCTTTCCCTCACCGGTGTGGTGCTCACCAAGATGGATGGCGACGCCCGCGGCGGCGCGGCCATCTCCATCCGCAGCGTCACCGGCGCGCCCATCAAGTTCGTGGGCGTGGGGGAAAAGTACGACGCGCTTGAGGCGTTTCACCCCGACCGCATGGTGTCGCGCATCCTGGGCATGGGCGACATCCTCTCGCTCATCGAAAAAGCGGAGGAGAAACTCGACAAGCAGAAGGCCCAGGACCTGGCCGTCAAGGCGCTGAGCGGCGACGGCTTCACGCTCGAGGACTTCCGCGAACAGCTCCGCCAGGTGAAGAAGATGGGCTCGCTTGAAAGCCTGATGAACCTCATGCCCAAAATCGGCCCATTCGCTGCGCTGAAAGGCAATGCCGAAGTGGAAGAGCGGCAACTCGTGCGGGTCGAGGCCATCATCAACTCCATGACCGCGTACGAGCGCGCCCACCACGAAGTCATCAACGGCAGCCGCCGCAGGCGCATCGCCCGCGGCTCCGGAACCAGCGTGCAGGAAGTGAACCAGCTTTTGCGCCAGTACGCCCAGATGCGCAAGATGTTCAAGAGCATGGGCAAGTCCGGCTTCCTGCAGAAGCGCCTGGCCGGCGTGAAGCTGCCGGGTACGTAAGAGACCGTTTCCCGTTTCTGGTTTCTCGTCTCTCACGTCGGTGGTAGGTTGCAGCCCTTCCCGGGTGTCGGGGCGGCTCTGTCGAGAAACGCGAAACTGGAAACGAGAAACGATGTTCATGCGCTGGCGCGGCGCCAACCCGGAGTACGAAGCCGTTGAGGGCGGAAGCCTGCAGGAGAGGCTCGACGCCCTGAAGGCGCGCGTCCACTCCATGATTCCTGCCGCTACGGTCGCCGTGCACGAACGCGCGGTGGATGAGCTGCGACTGTCGGGCGTCGCCGCACGCATTCTGCCCATCGGCGCGACGGCTCCCGCTTTCGCGCTCCCGGACAAGGACGGAAAAATCGTTCGCTCGGAAGACCTGCTGACCCGCGGACGCCTGGTTCTCAAGTTCTTCCGCGGACGCTGGTGCCCGTACTGCATCGCCGAGCTGGAAACCTACAACCGGCTTCTGCCGGAAATCGAAGCCGCCGGAGCCGCATTGGTGGCTATCTCGCCCCAAACCGTGCGTCAGACGTTTTTCCTGGCGGACCAGCACGAGTTGCGCTACCCGGTCCTGTCCGATGCCGGCAACGCCGTTGCCCGGAAGTTCGGCCTGGTGTACCGCCTGCCGGACGACCTCCGGGCCGTCTTCCAGCGCTCCTTCATCAACCTTCTGAACAGCAATGGCGACTCCAGTTGGGAGTTGCCCCTGCCGGCCGCCTATGTCCTGGACCGCGACGGCACGGTCCTCTATGCCGCGGCTGAGGCCGACTTCCGCCGCCGGCCCGATCCTGTGGCCGTCCTGGCTGCGCTGCGCGCGTGAGCACGCGCAGTTGCCAAAAGTCGGTCCCTACGCGATAATTAAAGTTTGTTTCATCTGCTCGGCAATCGCTAGAAAGGAAAGAGTTTTCTGTGCTGATGATCCGTCTGGCGCGCACCGGTGCGCGTAAACAACCGTATTACCGGGTGGTGGTGATTGAAAAAGCGCGCCGCCGCGATGGCCGCTTCCTGGAGATCGTGGGAACGTACAATCCCCGCACCAGCCCGGCCACCGTGGACCTGAAGCGCGAGCGGATCGCGCACTGGGTGTCCAAGGGCGCCCGGCTCTCGGACACCGTGAACAAGCTTTATTCCCAGCCCGCTGCGGCGGGCGCGGGCAACGCGGCCTGATTGTCCTGGTGAGGATCGCCTTTCCGACGCGTGAGCGTCCCGGGGTGAGTTCACCGTCACAATGCAACCAGGGTTCGGCCCCACGGCTGTCAAGGAGTCGCCTATGACGAGCGATCCTGGTGGGGACATGCGAGTGTTGGTCGAACAGATCGCCAAGGCTCTGGTCGACGAACCCGAACAGGTCTCCGTCCGCGAAGTTGACGGCGAGCAGGTGATCGTATTGGAGCTCAAGGTCGCCCCCAACGACCTCGGTAAGGTGATCGGCAAGCAGGGGCGAACGGCGCGTTCCATGCGCACCATCCTGGGCGCCGCTGGTATGAAGCTGCACAAGCGCTACACGCTGGAGATTCTGGAATAGGCCGCGCCTACGTCACCGTGGCCCGCGTGGTCCGCGCACAGGGCAGGAAGGGTGAAGTCGCCGCCGAGTTGTGGACCGACTTCCCGGAGCGGCTGGCCGGGCGCAAGAGCCTGCACGTGCTCGCACCCGATGGTTCGCAGCGCGAGCTGGAGATCGAAGCGGTCTGGCCGCACAAGGGCCGCCTGGTGCTGAAGTTCCGCGGCGTTGATTCCATCGGTGACGCGGAGCGGCTCAGAGGCTGCGAGCTGCAGGTGCCGCTCGAAGAGCGTACTCCGCTGCCCGACGGCGCAGCCTACGTCAGCGACCTGATGGGCTGCAGCGTGTTCGACGTGGACCGGAACGTGCCCATCGGCACGATTGCCGAGATCCGGTTCGGAGCCGGCGATGCGCCGCTCCTGGTCGTGCGAGCTGCGGATAAGGAATTCCTGATCCCGTTTGCTGCCGAGTACGTGCGGACGATGGATCTCAAGTCGCGGCGTCTAGAGGTGGCGCTGCCCGAGGGGTTGCTGAACCTGGAGAGACCGCCCTCGCAGGAAGAGAGAGAAAGCGAGCAATAAGCGGTAAAAGTGCGGGAAGATGCATAATGAAGTTCGATATCCTGACCATCTTTCCGGACTTTTTTCGCGGGCCGCTGGATTATGGCATCGTGCGCCGGGCTCGCGAGGCCGGACGGGTGGAGATCGCGATCCACGACCTGCGGAACTTCACGCACGACCGGCACCGCACCGTGGATGACCGGCCCTTCGGCGGCGGCGAAGGCATGGTGCTCAAGCCGGAGCCGCTGTTCGAATGCGCCGAGTCGCTAGGCATTGCGCCGCGAGCCGAGCGTGTGGCCGGCCGCGTGAGAGAATCGGTGGTGCTGCTCTCGGCCCAGGGCCGCTTGTTCCATCAGGCCGTCGCCGCGAAGCTGGCCGGGCTGGAACGTGTGGTGCTTCTGTGCGGCCGGTACGAGGGCGTGGACGAGCGCGTGGCCGAGCACCTGGCGGATTACGAGCTTTCCGTCGGTGACTATGTGCTCAGCGGCGGCGAGCTGGCGGCCGCTGTGGTGATGGACGCGGTGACGCGCCTGCTCCCCGGCGCGCTGGGTAACGAAGCCTCGGCGCGCCAGGAGAGCTTTACTGCCGGCGAACGTGCGGCTTCCGCCGGTCCGAGTTCCACCTGTGGCTCAGGCGGGCTGCTGGACTACCCGCATTACACGCGGCCGGCGGAGTACCAGGGATGGGCGGTGCCGGAGATCCTGATCTCCGGACACCACGAAGAGATTCGCCGCTGGCGGCGTCGCAAGGCGCTGGAGAAAACCTGGCGCAACCGGCCGGAACTGCTGGAGTCGGCGGCGTTGAGCGACGAGGACCGCGATCTGCTGGCTGAGATCCGGGCTGAAAAATCTTAGGATGCGGCCGTAACCGGCTGCCTCGAGAACGGAAGGAACGACATGTCGAACAATCCTGTGCTGGACCGCTTTGTAGCCAAGACGCAGCGCACCGACCTCCCGGCTTTTGTTCCCGGCGACACCGTGCGCGTGCAGGTGAGGATCAAGGAAGGCGACAAGGAGCGCCTGCAGGCCTTCGAGGGCATCGTGATCGCACGCAGCCGCGGACCGCAGGCCAGCTTCACCGTGCGCAAGGTCAGCTTCGGCCAGGGCGTGGAACGCATTTTCCCGCTCAACTCCAAGGTCATCGACCGCATTGACGTGGTGCGCTCGTCGAAGGTCCGCCGCGCCAAGCTCTTCTATCTGCGCGACCTCAAGGGCAAATCCGCCCGCCTGCGCGAAGTCGAGTAACGCCGGTCCGAGGGCGGGCTTCCTGCCCGCCTTCACTGTGGAAGCTCCCTCCTGAGGAAATCTTTCCCTTTTTTCTGCTTGCACGCCTTAACGATCCGCGCCACACTCCTGCTCAATGCGGCCCCGCACGACCTCCGTCGCCGAAGGAGAACTTTCTTCTGCCGCACGCAAGCTTCGCATGTTGAAGAAGCTGCGCTGCACGCTGCGTTTCGAGCGCCAGGCGTGGACTGCGGGCGCGCAACTCGTGGCGGGCGTGGATGAAGCTGGACGCGGCGCGCTGTTTGGTCCAGTGGTGGCGGCTGCGGTCATCCTCGACCCGCGCCGTCCTATCCGCGGCCTGCGCGATTCCAAACTGATTGCCGAAGACCGCCGCGAGGAACTGGCAGAAAGCATTCGGCGTCGCGCCCTTGGCTTTGCCGTGGCGGCTGTGGATGCCGCCCGCATCGACGAAATCAACATCTATCAGGCTTCGCGTCTCGCCATGCGCGACGCCGTTCTGCAAGTCTCCCCTGCGCCGGATTTCCTGCTGGTGGATGCCATGCGGCTCGACTGCGACTGCCCGCAGACCTCCATCATCCACGGCGACGCCCGCTGCGCTTCCATCGCCGCGGCTTCCATCCTCGCCAAGGTGGAGCGCGACCGCATCCTGCGCGAACTCGACGCGCAGTTCCCAGCCTACGGCCTGGCCTCCAACAAGGGATACAGCACGCCACAGCATCTCGACAGTCTGCGACGCGTCGGGCCTTCTCCGCTGCATCGCCGTTCCTTCGCTCCCGTCTGGAATTGCGCCCAGGAGCCGCTGGCCTTCATGGTGGAGGACGACGACCTAGGAGCAGCGCTCGACGCTGCCCAGCTTTCGCCCGACTGCTGACCGTAAACAAGGCGCGACGCCCAGCGAACCTTCTGGTAGCCACGCCCGACGTGTTTTTCTACTGCATCTTTCTGCAACGCATCATATGTATATGCATCTAATGTTCGTATGAGCCGATCGACCTTACCCATGCTTCCGTGCATGTGCAGCAGCCTGCGCCGCGCGTCACGCGCATTCACGCAGCTTTATGACCGCGCGTTCCGTCCCCTGGGGTTACGGGCCACTCAGTTCACCGTGCTCCAGGTGCTCTCGCGGGTTGGCGAGGTGTCGCAGGGACGGTTGGGCCAGATGCTGGCCATGGACAGTACCACCCTTACTCGAACGCTGGAGTTGATGGCGCGGCGCGGATGGATCGCAGATCGCCGCGGCCAGGACCGGCGTCAGCGATGGCTGTACCTGACCGAAGCCGGCAAACGCCAGCTTCGTCGCGCTGAGCCGCCTTGGGAGAAGGTGCAGATGCGCCTGCGACGCCAGTTCGGGGAGCAACGGTGGCGGAGCCTGATGCAACTATCGCACGAAGCAGCGGACCGGATCACGGCTCGAGGAGACTGGATATGAAGAGCTACAGGAGAATCATGTTGGGGCTACTGGCGGGCTGGTTCGTCACCGTGCTGTCCGCTTCGGCTTTGCACCTGTTCAAGAACGATTCGAACCGCGTCGGACTTGTGGTTGGGCTGACCGCCCTCACGCCGGTCGTCGCTTTTCTCTTGTGGTTCGCGGCCTCGGAACGAATGCGGCACTTTGCGTTGTCTCTGAACCCGCGTGCTTTGACCCTGGCGCACTCCTGGCGGATCTTCGGGTTCGTATTCATCCTTCTGGAAGCTCGCGGGATTCTTCCGGCCGTGTTTGCCCTGCCGGCGGGCTACGGCGACATGTTCATCGGGGTCACAGCTCCCCTGGTGGCATGGAAGCTCGCCCATCGTGATCATCGCAATTCATTCGTGCTTTGGCATGTACTTGGAATCGTAGATCTCGTGGTGGCAGTGAGCCTGGGTACAACCGCCAGTTTGCTCAGCCCGCTGGGACCTTCGACAGCGGTCATGACGGTGCTCCCTTTGAGCCTGATTCCGACATTCGTCGTGCCACTGCTCCTGATCTTTCACGTGATTTCCATTGCTCAGGCAAGCGCCTGGGAAAGCGCTCGCCATGACGAGCCGAATGCCGTAAAGCCGGACCTGCTGAGGGATGTGTTTCACCGCCAGTCCGGCGACTGATGAGACAGCAAGAAGATTCATAACCAACCCGCCATGACGGCGTGACGGAGGAGAAAAATGACACAATCGGTACTTATGGAAGAACGTAGGCGAACCTATCTTCCAGCTGCGGGACATGACTGGTTCCTGCCCTTTTACGATGTCATCACGATCCTGATCGGCGCCGATCAGGCTCGGAAGGCGCTGCTGGGTCAGGCCGATTTGAAGCCGGGCCAGCGCGTTCTCGACATCGGCTGCGGTACGGGAAGCCTGGCGGTTCTGCTGAAGCAACAGCATCCTCAGGTTGAGGTCATCGGACTCGACCCGGACCCGAAGGCGCTGGCTCGCGCCCGGCGCAAGGCGGATCGCTCGCTGGTCTCGGTCCAACTGGATCAGGGCTTTTCGGATTCACTGCCGTACGCCGCAGGCATTTTCGATCACGTATTCTCGTCGCTCATGTTCCATCACCTGGAGACGGAGCAGAAGCAGCGGACGCTGCGCGAGATCCGCCGCGTGCTCAGGCCCGGCGGCCAGCTTCACCTGCTCGACTTCAGCGCGCCGGAATGCAGCGGCGCCGGTGTCCTGCCCCGTATGTTTCACTCGCACGGGCGCCTGAAGGACAACTCGGAGGACCGCATCCTCGCGCTGATGTCCAGCGCCGGGCTTTCGGACGCAAAGGTAGTCGGGCGCCGGACTATTCTCTTCGGCTTGGGGAAAGTTGCTTATTTCAAGGCGTCCGCGTTGGAAGCGGAAGGCCCGTAGGCTCTTCCGGTGGTTCGGGCCTCCACGCGCCTGAATGCTATGATTCCGGCGTGGCCCGCAAACGCGCGCGCGGAAAATTCATCACCATTGAGGGGCTTGACGGCTGCGGCAAGAGCACGCAACTGGCCAAGCTCGCGCAAGCCCTGCGCGCCGAGGGATATGACGTGGTGGAAACCCGCGAGCCGGGCGGCACGGCCATCGGAGAGCGCATCCGCGGCGTTCTGCTCGACTCCCGCACCGCCGGGCTTTCCGCCTGGGCGGAGATGACGCTGATGTTCGCCGCCCGCACGCAGCACGTTGAGGAAGTGATCCGCCCTGCGCTCGAAGCCGGCCGCTTCGTCGTCTGCGACCGCTTTACCGACTCGACCGAGGCCTACCAGGGCGGCGGCCGCCGCCTGGGCAGCGAGCCGGTGCTCGCCCTGCATCGCATCCTTTGCGGCGATCTGCAACCTGACCTCACCATCCTGATGGACTCCGACGTGGCCGCCAGCGTGGAGCGCGCGCGCCGGCGCAACCGCCGGGTGGCGGATGCCGCCGCGGACGCCACCGCGCTCGACGAGAACCGCTTCGAGCAGGAGAGCCGCGCTTTCTTCCAGCGGGTTCGTGACGCGTATCTGGCCATCGCTCGG
The window above is part of the Terriglobales bacterium genome. Proteins encoded here:
- the ffh gene encoding signal recognition particle protein gives rise to the protein MFENLTEKLQRAFKNLRGQGTLTEENVGEALRELRLALLAADVNVKVVGQFLDQVRAKALGQEVLTALSPADQVVKVVRDEMVELLGRETARLKLASQPPTVILMAGLQGSGKTTTSAKLAAWLKKSGHRPLLVSVDVYRPAAREQLKIVAQAVGAHLYEGKVAPGEENTATVERLAREARREAMLSGCDVLIVDTAGRLHIDDQLMEEMQSLKRLLNPQEILFVADAMTGQDAVRSADEFHKKLSLTGVVLTKMDGDARGGAAISIRSVTGAPIKFVGVGEKYDALEAFHPDRMVSRILGMGDILSLIEKAEEKLDKQKAQDLAVKALSGDGFTLEDFREQLRQVKKMGSLESLMNLMPKIGPFAALKGNAEVEERQLVRVEAIINSMTAYERAHHEVINGSRRRRIARGSGTSVQEVNQLLRQYAQMRKMFKSMGKSGFLQKRLAGVKLPGT
- a CDS encoding peroxiredoxin-like family protein — translated: MFMRWRGANPEYEAVEGGSLQERLDALKARVHSMIPAATVAVHERAVDELRLSGVAARILPIGATAPAFALPDKDGKIVRSEDLLTRGRLVLKFFRGRWCPYCIAELETYNRLLPEIEAAGAALVAISPQTVRQTFFLADQHELRYPVLSDAGNAVARKFGLVYRLPDDLRAVFQRSFINLLNSNGDSSWELPLPAAYVLDRDGTVLYAAAEADFRRRPDPVAVLAALRA
- the rpsP gene encoding 30S ribosomal protein S16, whose protein sequence is MIRLARTGARKQPYYRVVVIEKARRRDGRFLEIVGTYNPRTSPATVDLKRERIAHWVSKGARLSDTVNKLYSQPAAAGAGNAA
- a CDS encoding KH domain-containing protein translates to MTSDPGGDMRVLVEQIAKALVDEPEQVSVREVDGEQVIVLELKVAPNDLGKVIGKQGRTARSMRTILGAAGMKLHKRYTLEILE
- the rimM gene encoding ribosome maturation factor RimM (Essential for efficient processing of 16S rRNA) yields the protein MARVVRAQGRKGEVAAELWTDFPERLAGRKSLHVLAPDGSQRELEIEAVWPHKGRLVLKFRGVDSIGDAERLRGCELQVPLEERTPLPDGAAYVSDLMGCSVFDVDRNVPIGTIAEIRFGAGDAPLLVVRAADKEFLIPFAAEYVRTMDLKSRRLEVALPEGLLNLERPPSQEERESEQ
- the trmD gene encoding tRNA (guanosine(37)-N1)-methyltransferase TrmD — encoded protein: MKFDILTIFPDFFRGPLDYGIVRRAREAGRVEIAIHDLRNFTHDRHRTVDDRPFGGGEGMVLKPEPLFECAESLGIAPRAERVAGRVRESVVLLSAQGRLFHQAVAAKLAGLERVVLLCGRYEGVDERVAEHLADYELSVGDYVLSGGELAAAVVMDAVTRLLPGALGNEASARQESFTAGERAASAGPSSTCGSGGLLDYPHYTRPAEYQGWAVPEILISGHHEEIRRWRRRKALEKTWRNRPELLESAALSDEDRDLLAEIRAEKS
- the rplS gene encoding 50S ribosomal protein L19, whose amino-acid sequence is MSNNPVLDRFVAKTQRTDLPAFVPGDTVRVQVRIKEGDKERLQAFEGIVIARSRGPQASFTVRKVSFGQGVERIFPLNSKVIDRIDVVRSSKVRRAKLFYLRDLKGKSARLREVE
- a CDS encoding ribonuclease HII, which translates into the protein MLKKLRCTLRFERQAWTAGAQLVAGVDEAGRGALFGPVVAAAVILDPRRPIRGLRDSKLIAEDRREELAESIRRRALGFAVAAVDAARIDEINIYQASRLAMRDAVLQVSPAPDFLLVDAMRLDCDCPQTSIIHGDARCASIAAASILAKVERDRILRELDAQFPAYGLASNKGYSTPQHLDSLRRVGPSPLHRRSFAPVWNCAQEPLAFMVEDDDLGAALDAAQLSPDC
- a CDS encoding MarR family winged helix-turn-helix transcriptional regulator, producing the protein MSRSTLPMLPCMCSSLRRASRAFTQLYDRAFRPLGLRATQFTVLQVLSRVGEVSQGRLGQMLAMDSTTLTRTLELMARRGWIADRRGQDRRQRWLYLTEAGKRQLRRAEPPWEKVQMRLRRQFGEQRWRSLMQLSHEAADRITARGDWI
- a CDS encoding class I SAM-dependent methyltransferase gives rise to the protein MTQSVLMEERRRTYLPAAGHDWFLPFYDVITILIGADQARKALLGQADLKPGQRVLDIGCGTGSLAVLLKQQHPQVEVIGLDPDPKALARARRKADRSLVSVQLDQGFSDSLPYAAGIFDHVFSSLMFHHLETEQKQRTLREIRRVLRPGGQLHLLDFSAPECSGAGVLPRMFHSHGRLKDNSEDRILALMSSAGLSDAKVVGRRTILFGLGKVAYFKASALEAEGP
- the tmk gene encoding dTMP kinase, translating into MARKRARGKFITIEGLDGCGKSTQLAKLAQALRAEGYDVVETREPGGTAIGERIRGVLLDSRTAGLSAWAEMTLMFAARTQHVEEVIRPALEAGRFVVCDRFTDSTEAYQGGGRRLGSEPVLALHRILCGDLQPDLTILMDSDVAASVERARRRNRRVADAAADATALDENRFEQESRAFFQRVRDAYLAIARREAGRVVLLDARRPVETVHAEIVQTVRQRLLAAKSA